The window CGATTACGCTTTCGATCTCGACCACGCGCTCGCCTCCGTCGTCGGCCTGCACGCCATCATCCCGCCGGACGCCTTCAGTGCCGAGACACTGGGCACCGAACGCGCCGGCAACGGCGTTGTGATCGACGACGGGCTGGTGCTCACCATCGGTTACCTCATCACCGAAGCGGAGTCCGTGTGGCTGCATGTCGGAGACGGGCGCGTGGTGGAGGGACATGTGCTCGGCTTCGATGCCGTTACTGGCTTTGGCCTGGTGCAGGCGCTCGGCCAGCTCGACGTCGCCCCCTTGCCGCTCGGTGTCTCGGCCGAGACCCGGCTCGGCGACCGCGTCGTGGTCGGCGGCGCCGGGGGACGCACGCGTTCGGTCGCGAGCCAGATCGTGGCCAAGCAGGAATTCGCCGGCTACTGGGAATATCTGCTGGACGAGGCCATCTTCACCCATCCCGCGCACCCGAATTGGGGCGGCACGGCGCTCCTCAACGAGCGTGGCGAGCTGATCGGCATCGGCTCGCTCCAGCTCGAACGCGAGCGCGACGGCAAGGCCGAGCACGTCAACATGATCGTGCCGATCGACCTGTTGAAGCCGATCCTCGACGATCTGCGCAAGTTCGGCCGCGTCAACAAGCCGGCACGGCCATGGCTCGGACTCTTTTCGACCGAGATCGACAACCGCGTGGTGGTGATCGGAATCTCCGCCAATGGTCCCGCCGCCCGCGCCGAGCTCAAGACCGGCGACGTCATCCTCGCGGTCGACGGCGAGAAGGTCACAAGCCAGACCGGCTTCTACAAGAAGCTGTGGGGCCTCGGCGCCGCCGGCGTCGACGTACCGCTGACGGTACATCATGAAGGCGTCACCTTCGACGTCACGGTGACCTCGACCGATCGCTTCAAGCTCTTGAAGGCGCCGAAGCTGCACTGACAAGGCGAACTGACGCAGGGAAACGACGATGAGCGAGGCCGTCGTTGACGACATCGTGGCCGTGATGCCGCCGCTGCTCAATGCGCTGGAAGCGCTCGCCTTCTTTCAGCGCAACCTGCACCCGCCGGCCTTCGGCTCCGTGATGAACGCGATCGGCGCTCCCGACGAGGCGCTGCAAACGGCGCGCGCGGCAATCGGAGAATGGCCGGAGCAGTTCACCGGACTGCGCGAGCGGCTCGATCGTGCCTGCGACGAAACGCTCGCCGCCTTTGCCAGCCTGCGCGAGGTCGAGCGTGGCAATGGCGACCTCGTCGCGGTCTTCCGCGCGCTACGTCATGTGCCGCGCGCGCAGGAGGCGCTCTATCCGCTGGCCGTGCAGTTTCCGCCGGTCAGCAGCTTCTTCCTCAACGCCGCCATGCGCGAGAATGCCGACCTGTTGTCGCGGCTCGAAGTCGGCGCGGACGCGCACACCGGCATCATCCACGATCACAACGAGCCCGGCAGCCGCGGCGGCTTTTCGGTCTACGTGCCCGAATATCATACGCCCGATCGCGCCATGCCGCTGGTGGTGGCGCTGCATGGCGGCAGCGGCAACGGCCGCGGTTTTCTGTGGAGCTGGCTACGCGACGCCCGCAGTCTTGGTGCGATCTTGGTGGCGCCGACCGCGACCGGCCCGACCTGGGCCCTGATGGGTGACGATTCCGACACGCCCAATCTCATGCGCATTCTCGAAACCGTGCGCAGCCGCTGGACCATCGACGCCTCGCGCATGCTGCTGACAGGCATGAGCGACGGCGGCACCTTCTGCTATGTCACCGGGCTCGACGGCGCCTCGCCATTCACGCATCTCGCGCCGGTCTCGGCGACCTTCCATCCGCTGATGGCAGAGATGGCCGACGCCACGCGCCTGCAGGGCCTGCCGATCTTCGTCACGCACGGCAAGCTCGACTGGATGTTTCCGGTGCAGACCGCGCGGCAGACGCAGGCAGCCCTCGCCGCCGCCGGCGCGAATGTCACCTATCGCGAGATCGACGACCTCAGCCACACCTATCCGCGCGAGATCAACGCGGAGCTGGTGCAGTGGCTGAATGGAGAATGAACAACCTCTCCTTACCTGCGCCGCACTGTCGCGGAACAATCGATCCGGGTCGACGTTATCGCCCGTCATTGGAGGTTTCGCGATGCGGATGTTTCTTGGAATGATTTTGGGCGCGCTGCTGCTCGGCTGCGGCGTGTATGTCTATGACTCCATGCAGACGTCGTCGGTTGCTAATGGCGAGGTCGCGACGACCAATCGCACCATCGTGAACTGGGATGTCGCGAAAGCCGACTGGGACGCGCTGCGCGATCGCGCGCACAAGGACTGGGTCCGCATCTCCTCGAAGTAACGACGTGGTATCATGAATGAAATGAGGCGCCGTCGCGGGTCCGCGGCGGCGCCTTCGTATTGCGCGGTGAATATCGCTCGGCTCAGTTCATCTTGGCCTTGCGGGCGTCGGCGATGACCTGCTCGAACTCGTTCATGCTGAGCACGCCCGGCACGCGGTACTTGCCGACGATGAAGGACGGCGTGCCGCGGAAACCGAAGGCTTCGGCCTGCTCGTTGTTGCGCTTGAGCAGGGCGTCGATGTCCTTGGCGTGGTCGGCGAGATCGCGCTTCAACCGATCCATGTCGACGCCGGCGGCCGCGAGCAACTCGTTGATGCGTGGCTCGGTCAGGCGCGAGCTGACGCCCATCATGGCGTCATGGGCCTGGTGGTACTTGTCCTGGAATTTCGCCGCGAGCGCGGTCCGCGCCGCCGTGACTGAGACCGGCCCGAGTATCGGCCAGTCCTTCATCACCAGCCTGACCTTGCCGTCGTCCTGGACGACCTGACGCAACTCGGGCTCGAGCTTGCGGCAATAGGGGCAGTTATAGTCGGACCATTCGATAATACTGATATTCCCGTCGGGATTACCGGCGACGGGAATATCCGGGTCGCGCAGCACCTTGGCTTCGGTCAGCACTTCGTCATCGTCGGCCGCCGCGCGCGCCGCGGTGATCCCACCCGCGACAAGGGCGCCCGCTCCAATCAGCGTCAGCGCCGCGCGCCGCGTCGGCACAAGGGCTTTATTCCTGAATCCAGCCATATCTCGTTCCATTTCGGTCCCATCTCCGTCGATACGGTTCGAGAATGGGAATTGCTACAGCTCATATAGAGTGTCGCGGCGCCGATGTCATCGCACCAGCAGCGTGACCGCCAAGGGTACCAGGAAGGAGGTCACCAAGGCGTTCAGGCTCATGGCGATCCCGGAGAAGACGCCGGCGATCTCGTCGACCTGGAACGCTCGCGCGGTACCGATCCCGTGCGCGGCAAGGCCGGCGGCAAAGCCGCGGGCGCGGAAATCGCTGATGCCGGTGCGGTTCATCAGCGGCGTCACGATGATCGCGCCCATAATGCCCGTAAGGATGACCGCAACCGCAGCCAGCGAGGGATCGGCGTGCAGCGATTCGGCGATGCCCATGGCAACGCCGGCCGTGACGGATTTCGGCGCGAGCGACAAAACCACTTCGCGCGGCAGACTGGCAAGCTGGGCCAACAACACCACGGACACCACGGCCGTGACCGATCCCGCGACCAGCGCCACCAGCATCGGCACGATCGAGGCGACGACGCGCTTGCGGTTCTCGTAGAGGGGAACAGCCAGCGCGACCGTCGCGGGCCCCAAAAGGAAATGCACGAACTGCGCGCCGGCGAAATAGGTCGTGTAGGAGGTGCCGGTTAGCAGCAGGAACGCGCCGACGATCCACATCGCATGCAGCACGGGATTGGCGAGAGGATGACGCCGCGTCGCCAGCGACACCGCGTCCGTGCTCGCATAGACCAGCAGCGTCACCGTCAGCCAAAGCAATGGCGACTGCGAGAGATAGACCCAGAGCGAGAACGGATTGTCCTTCATCGCGCGTCCTGTTGCCTCAACAGGCGGCTGACCAGGCGGAAGGTGAGTACGGTTGCGAGCAGGGTGACGACCACCGACAGCGCGAGCACGAGGATGATGGCGATGCCGTGGGACGCGAGCAGATCGAGCTTCTGCACGACACCGACCCCGGCCGGCACGAACAGCAGCGACAGATGCGCCAACAGACCCTTGCTCGCCGTCTCGACGCCATCATCACACAGCGGCCCGCGCGCGAGAAGCGCAAAGCGGTCGCGCGCGAGCAGCAGGATGAGGAGCAGCAAGAGGCCAAGCACCGGGCCCGGCATCGGCAGGCTGAGGCTGCGCACGACGGCTTCGCCGATCAACTGGCAGAGAAGAATTAGACCAAGGCTTGCAAGCATGACCGGAGTATCAGGGGATGCGTCGGCGGTCTTGTCAATCGCCGCTATGCAGCGCTCGTGCGCGGCTCCTGCGCAGCCGCAACGCGCGGCAGCATCGCCATCATCGTTCCGGTCATCGTGGCGATCAAGGTGACCTTGCCCTCGTGCTCGGCAAACGCCCTGGCCTCGCAAAAGGTCAGCGTGCGGCCGGGCTTGACCACTCGGGCCTTGAAGACGAAACGCTCGCCCCGTGCCGGCGCGAGCAGCGTGGTCTTGAACTCGACGGTGAGGATATCGGCCTCGCGGGGCATCAGGGTGAAGGCGGCGACACCACAGGCATTGTCGAGGCCCGCGGTAATGATGCCGGCGTGGACAAAGCCGTTCTGCTGTGTGAGGGCCGGCGAATGCAGCATGGCCAGTTCAGCCTCGCCCGGCGCAAGGCGGACGATCACGATGCCGAGCGTGTGCATTGCCGGCTGGCGATCGAACATGGCGACGGCAGCCGCGCGATAGCCCGGGTTCTTCGGCTCGTATGCGGCCATGACTCAGGCCTCCGCCGGCTCGGCGAGATGCCTCAAGGCGATCTCGCGAATGGCATCCGTGAACGGCACCGATTTGCGCTGGCTACGGTCCATGTGCACGCCCGTGATCTCGCAGAACGCGGCGATCTCGCCGGTCTCAGCATTGGTCATGTCGTGCCGGAAGCGGATCGATTTGTCGCGGATCTCGAGCAGGCGACTGCGGATCTCGACGATGTCGCCGGCGAGCAGCTCGCGCTTGTAGGTGATGTTCTGCTGCACGGCGGCCATGCCGCAGCCGGAGCCGCGCAGATAGCTCGGCGTCAGCCCGAGGCGGGCGAACAGATTCCAGTTGGCCTCGTCGAATTTGCCGACATACCACATGATGTTCATGTGACCGACGTGATCGCACTGCCACGGATAGACAGTGCCGCGATAGGTCGCCTCCTGCTCCATCGCAATTCTCCCTGGCCTTTTCTGGCTTTGATTGCTGATACGGTAGCGTATCAACCTCCTCCCGCGTTAGCAATACGGCACCGTATCAACAATCGGCGAGGCTGCCTGCATGAGTGACGGCAAAGGCGATGTCTGGGTCGAGGCGGGGTTCACCGAGCTCGCCCGATCGGGGGTCGAGGGGGTGCGGGTCGAGGTGCTCGCCAAGAATTTGGGCGTCACCAAGGGCGGGTTCTACCGCCGCTTCGCCGACCGTGCCGCGCTGCTCGGTGCCATGCTGGAACGCTGGCGCGAGGGGCGCTCAACGGCGATCGCACAGCAGACGAGTCTCGATGGCCAAGAGCCCCGTGAACGGCTGAGGGCAGTGATCCAGCTCTATTCGGAGCGGCTCAATCCGGACGGGATGGCAATCGAGCTTGCGATCCGGCAATGGGCCCGCTCGGACGATGGCGCCGCGGCAGCGGTGGCGAACGTGGACGCGGCGCGGTTGAAGCACGTCGCCGAACTCTATCGCGCGACCGGCCTCGAGACCGAGGCAGCCGAAGCGCAGGCCTTCCTGTTCTACTGCTTCATCTTCGGCCAGAGCCTGCTGTTCGTCGAGCGCGGCCCGCGCAAGCGATCGCAGCTCGTGGCGAAATCGGCCGAGAAGCTACTGGATTAAAGCAAGAGGCCGGAGCTTGGCTCCGGCCTCTGCGTCGTCTTGAAGCGTCAGGCGGCGCCCTTCAGCTTCTTGTTGCATTCGCTGTAATAGCCGCCGCCCTTCTCAATCCACTTCATGCCGCCATTGCCGTTGGTGGTCTTGTTGGCGTTGTACTGGTCGACGCAGGTGTGCAGGCGCCCCTTGCCGGGGGTCTCCTTGGCGTATTTCGGATTGACCGCGTTCGGATAGATCGCGGGGCCGGCCGGCAGGGTCGGCGCAGCAGCCGGGGCGGCCTCCTTCTTCGCCTGCTTCGGCTCGGCGGGAGCGGCGGGCGCAGCAGGAGCGGCCGCGGTCGGCGCAGCCGCTGGTGTCGCATCCGCGCCGCATTGGGCCTTGCGGAAGTCATTCCACTTCGTGGTACCGAGCGAGCCGTCCTTCTTGGCGGCCTGGTATTTCGCGCTGCACTCCTGCGAGGTCAGCGCCTGCACCGGCGCACTCACCACCAGCGCGGCAAAACCCGACAGCGCAACTGCACACAGCAACTTTGATTGCATCGTCATCCTTGGTCTCCTCCTTGATCTTCCCCCGAGGGAAGTGAACCGAGGATTGCTATCCTAGCGTGCCGCGCGCTCGCGACAAGGAAGCGATGGCTGCTGCCGCCAAAATATAGTGATCCTCCACGTTCGAATTATTCATGTCGCGTTCAGCAACGCCATCCGACTTTCGCGCCCTTCGCAATTCCCGCAAGAAGAGTGCAGCACCATGATCTTCACATCCCGCCTCGCCGTCGTCGCTCTCGCCTCCCTGCTCGCCACCGGCACTGCCTTCGCGCAGACCGCCGCGCCGGCAGCAAAGACCGACACCAAGACCACAACCGCCGCCCCCATGGACAAGAAGGCACCGAAGGAGCACTCGGCCGAGTCGCTCGAATGCTCCAAGCAGGCCGACGCCAAGGGCCTGCACGGCAAGGAGCGCAAGAAATTCCGCTCCGAATGCATCAAGACCGCCAAGGCCGGCATGGCCGCGCCGGCTGCGGACAAGAAGTAAATCCTTCCCCTGCTCGCGGCTTCGGCGAGAGGCGCGCATTGCGGCATGACGTGGCCGCAATTGTGCGCCTCTCGCCGATTTGCGATAAGGCGGTGTGAAGCAAATCACCGCCTCCCTGCCGTTCGAATGGCCGAGCCGTGCCAAGATCTTGAGCACGGCGGAAACGCTTGTCATCGGCACTGCCGGCGGCCTCGTGTTTCTGCTCGTGAGCCTTCCCGGAGGATTGATCTCGGGCTCCATGATCGCGGTCGGGATCGCCGCGATCGCCGGTCGCCAGCTGACGCTGCCGCCGATCCTGACCCAGACCGTGCTGGTGCTGCTCGGCATTTCGTTAGGGTCGGTCGTCTCGCGCCACTTGCTTCAGCAGGTCAGTGCCTATCCGCTCACCATCGGGCTGCTCGCGCTCGCGACCTTCTGCTCGACCTTCGGCTCCAGCTATTACCTCCAGCGCATCCACGGCTGGGACCGCACCTCGGCCTTCCTCGCCGGCAGCCCCGGCGCGCTGTCGCAGATCACGATTTTGGCGGTCGAGCGCGGCGCCGACCTGGCGGGCATCGCGGTGGTGCAGACCATGCGCGTCATCATCCTCACCGCGGCGCTGCCGATGGTGCTGGCGTTCGCCGGCGTCGCCCCCTCCGTCGCGCCGTCGCTGACGACGACCATCGCCTCGCCGCTCGACCTGATCGAACTGGTCGCGGCCTCGCTGGCCGCGGCACTCCTCCTGCGGCTGATCAAGTTTCCGGCGAGCTGGATGTTCGGTGCGATGATCGGCTCGAGCGTGCTGCACGGCGCAGGCTGGGTCGAGGGCGGCCTGCCGGACTGGGTACGCGGCGTGGCGCTGATCGGCATCGGCGCCCTGATCGGCAGCCGCTTCGCGCGGATGCGGATCAAGACGCTCGCCGGCCACATCAACGCGGCGCTGGGCTCGTTTGCCGTCGCCATCGCCGTCTCCGCGATCTTCGTCGGCATCGTGGCGCTCACCACGCAGGTGAAATTCTCCGACGTCGTGGTCGCCTACGCACCGGGCGCGATGGATGCCATGCTGGCGCTGGCCCTGACGCTGCACATCGATCCGATCTTCGTCGGCGCCCATCACCTCTCGCGTTTCGTCTTCGTGACGATTGCGACGCCGGGCATCGTGCACCTGTTCGGCCGGACGCAGGACGATGTGGATGATTGAGCCTCAGCGCTTCGCCGTCGCGACGATTCCCCATGCGGCGATCGCAGCCATCAGGAGCGAGATCAGCACGTTATACCCGGCAAGCGAGAGGCCGAGAAAGCGCCACTGCACCTCGTCGCAGCGGACCACTTTCACGGTGTCGAGCCGCGACAGCAGGTCGGTGGCGCTGCCGAGATTGACGACGGGACCGGAGCAGTCGGTCGGTCCCCTCCAAAAGCCCCATTCGACGCCGGCGTGATAGGTGCCGAGCCCGGCATTGGCGACGCTCGCCAGCACAAGGATCGCGAGGCCTGCGAACAGCAGCTGCCTCGGCGCACCGCCCCGCGCCGCGAGTGCGATGAGCAGGCCCAGCGGGATCGCGAGGTAATAGGCGTAGCGCTGCTCCAGGCAGAGCGGACAGGGCACGATCCCGAGCACCAGCTGGAAGAACCAGGCGCCCGCGATGGTCGCGGCTGCAATCAGCGTGACCGCGAGCGAAGCGACCAGCGCGGGGCTCGTGGCCGCCGGATTGAATGCAGGTATTGCGGCACTCTGACTGGTCACGGCGGCCTCTTCCGGATGGATGCGGACTAAGCCTCTAGCCCCGCCCCATGCGGCTGTCGAGAACGGGCGGGATCACTTTGGCGCGGGTTGACCCCGTCCGGTCCATGGCTATAGTCCGCCGGCTTCGCGACGCCCTGTTTAGGGCTGACCGAGGGCCCCTGTGGCGGAACTGGTAGACGCGCTCGACTCAAAATCGAGTTCCGCAAGGAGTGCTGGTTCGATTCCGGCCAGGGGCACCACGCTTCGCCCTTTCGGGCTTCGCGTGGCGCAGCCCGCGCCAAGCCCGAAAGGGTGAAGCGTGTCCGGCGAAGCCTCTTGGCGAAGACGGACTGTCTCGGCTTTCCCCCTCCCTAGCAATCGTCACGTCCCACCTGTATAAACCGGTAGCTTCTTCCGCAATTCGAAGGAGCTCATATGAACGACCTGCACACGTGGCTTTCGCAACAGCACCACGGCCTGCGCACCTTCCGGATCTTTCAGCAAAAGCTCGAGATGCTCGGCCGCGACGACCCCGAACAGCGCGGCCTGTGCCGTCTATTGAGCGGTCTCATCGGCAGCTATGTCGAGACGTTCGAAGAGGCCCCGCTGCCTGTCGAGGTCGCTGACGGCGCCTATCATCGCCTGCTGACGCTGGTCGGAAGCCTCGACCTCGAGGGCGACACCAGCCGGCGGCTCGCGGACATCAACCGGGTTGCGACCTGCGAACTCTGGCAGTGACGAGAGCGGGCCGCCGAACGGCTCGCATCCGCATCCCTGGGACACTTCGCCAGGAGAGGGCCGCGTGCTTTCCGGCATGCCCTCTCTCGCCGGTTCGACTTCGCCGGGCCAGTCCCTATATCGTGAGGCAACACGTATCGATACAGCGAGCAGCTTCGATGGCCAGGAGACGCGCGACGGAAGCGGACGCCGAAGACCTCCCCCGCTTCTTCGTCTGGGTCCGAGGCCTCGAAGGCCCCGAACCGCAGAAATGGATGGCGATGGATTTCGGCGTCGGTGACTGGAAACGGCCACTCGTGCTCGCCTATCTGGAGCTGCCGCAAGGCGAGCGACACTTGCCGTTGTCGGCGCTGGCCCGGCGATATCCGCCGCCGCGGGGAGAGGCTTCGTAGACGAGCCATCCTGGGCGGACGCGAGGATCTCACCAGCCCCTCAACCCAGAGCGAGCAACCGTATCACTGGCCTGCTTCACCCATGTCGTCCTGCAGCTGCGCGTTCCTGCTTGCTACCTCAGCGGGATTGTGTGCAGAATGCACCTGCATTTTCACGACGCAACCATTGCAACCATTGATTGGCTTCGGGGAGTGTAGCCCGGCTCGGGCCTGAAGCGTCCCCGTCGAATTGCCGGAGGGCTCATGCCGCACCATGATGGCGCGCCGAATGCCGATTATGCCGGACCAGAACGCACGCATATCGACGAGATGCATTCCGACGGGACGACCACCGCCATCCCGGCAAAACGCAAGCTGGTGCTGTTCGCCGACGGCACCGGCAATGCGTTTACCACCCAGGAATCCAGCGTCTGGCGTCTCTACGAGGCGCTCGATCACACCCAGCCGGACCAGATTGCCTACTACATCAAGGGCGTCGGCACCGCCGGCTGGGCGCCGCTCGCCGCGCTCGACGGCGCCACGGGCATTGGGGTGCCCGGCAACGTCCGCAAGCTCTACCGTTTCCTGTGCTGGAACTGGCGCGAGGGCGACGAGATCTACATTTTCGGCTTCAGCCGCGGCGCCTTCACCGCGCGCACGCTGGCGTCGCTGATCGCGAGCCAAGGCCTGGTGCCGGCGGAGGTTGACAAGGTTGCGGTGTCGCATGTGGAAATGCAGCGCAACACGATGGCTGCCTGGCGGGAATATCGTAAGGAGTCGGTCGGCTATCGTAGCCTGCCGACGATCTGGATCGTCCGCTGGATCCGCGATGTCCTGAGCTATCTCTATCACCTCGTCCTTGGGCATCGCTCCTATGCCAAGGTTCGCGAGGCGATGGACGGCCGCAAACAAATCGAGATCGAATTCCTCGGGCTGTTCGACACGGTCGAGGCCTTCGGCGTCCCGGTCGAGGAGCTCCGCCTCGCGATCGACTGGGCGATTTGGCCGATCTCGTTCCGCAATCACCGGCTGTCGAAGACGGTCAAGCGCGCGTGCCATGCGCTCGCGCTCGACGACGAGCGCACCACCTTTCATCCGCTGCGGATCGACCAGCGCGATCCTCCGCAGGGACAGGTCGTCAAGGAGGTGTGGTTCACGGGAGTCCATTCTGACATCGGTGGCGGCTATCCGGACTCTACGCTGTCCTTCGTGCCCCTGGTCTGGATGACTGATCAGCTCGACGGCAGGCTCCGGTTCCAGGACGGCACGATCGAGCATTTCCGCGAGTACCAGTCGGCGATCGGGCCGATGCATGATTCACGCAGCGGCGCCGCGGTGCTCTACCGCTACGGCCCCCGGCCGATCGCGGACCGCAAGGAAGATGGCGGATCGCCAGTGGTGCACTTCGCCGTCGTCGAACGCATGCTGCACGGATGCGACAACTATGCACCGCTGATGCTTCCGGCAAATGCCCGGGTGCTGCTGCCGAGCGGAGAGGTCTTGCCGCTCACGAAGGACGAGACGCGCAAGGCCATGAAGTCGGCCTACGCCGCAAGAACAGGGGATCGGCAAAAAGCGGCAGAAGCCGACGCATTCACAGCGATGAGCCCGCCGGATGCCGAGATGGCCAGACAGGTGCTCGATACCGTCTGGTGGCGTCGCGTGGCCTACTTCTCGCTGGTTATCGCGCTTGGCCTACTTGTCGCCTGGCCCTGGATAGCGCGCGCAGTGGTAGGGTCGTCGAAGGATCACGGTCTCCAGGACACCGGCCTGCTCAAATGGATCACGTGGTTCGACAACGGCACCGGCCCCGTCGTCAAGCCGCTCGCGGATCTTCTCGCGAATGTCCTGCCATCCTATGCAGCGCCGTGGCTTGCCATCGCACTCTACTATCCCTTTCTCACTACGGTTCTTGTCATTGTGATCCTCATCGCCTGGAACAGGAACGCGGTGCTGCGCGACAGCATTCAGGAGCGCGCGCGGCTGGCTTGGTACAGGCCCGACCGGAAGACCTCCAGACGCCGGGTGAGCAAATCGGGTTGGCTGCTCGGGATCGGACGCTGGATGCGGCTGCACGCCTGGCCGGTGCGCATGGCATTTACCAACCTCCTGCTGCCGGGTATTTTCCTCGCCGCCATTTTCGGCTCCGCGTTGCTGTTGACGTCCCGCGGTTATCTCAACTGGCGCGCAGGCATCGGCGACATTTGCACGAGCAGCGCATCGACGCGTGCGGTTGGCGACACGCCGGTTACCGCCCGTGACGGCGACTTGTTCGACGTCAGCGATTTTTGCTGGGCGAGCCGCCTCGCGGTCGAAAAGGGACGCAAATACCGCGTTTGGATTCAAATGGCCGATCCGTGGTTTGATCGCACCATCATGACCGGCTTGAACGGATTCAAGACCCCACCGGATTGGAACCACCGCTCGGCTGTCCCGATCCTGCGGCTCTACAGCGCAGACTGGTTCCAGCCGATCGTGCGGGTGGGCGCCAGAGGATCGAACAATCTGCCGCTGCAAGCCATCAATGGAATCCCGGCGGACGAGCTGCCGCGTCGGGTCAACGCGACGGTGCCGGCATACGAGGACAACACCAAGGACAATTACCCCAGTCGTGTCGAGGACTCCGTGGAGTTCGATAAGCCAGACAGCGAATTGAAGCGTGTCTGGCGCCCATTCGGAGATTTCGAGCCGATCCCGACCGAGGCGCTGCCAGCGGCACGCGCGCTATGGCGCGGGCAGGGATTGTCCGATCTGCTCGTCGCGGAATTCGTGGCACCAGAGTCTGGCGAGCTGTTCTTCTACGTCAATGACGCCGTCCAGTTCTTTCCGCAGGTCGTTCCATTGCGGTTTGCACCGTGGTGGCTAGTTCCGCTCCAGGGACCGCGTGTCCAGTTCTACAACAACAACAGCGGCACGGCGACAATCAGGGTCCAGCGGATTCCTGCTCCGCCTCCGGCCGACTAGCGAAGCCCCCGGGGCTGATTGCATGGAGGAGCCAATTGCGCCCCCATGATTATGGGTGTCGCGGCGCCCGCACCGCGGCTAAACTTGGCTCTGCGCCGCGGGGGACACGCGGTGCAGGACGATGATCATGACCGAACAGGGCGAGATGGGTGAAGCCATCACCATCCTCCTCGTCGAGGACGACGCGCCGACCTGCTGGCGGCTCCACGACGCGCTGGTCAAGGCCGGCTACGAGGTGCGCAGCGCCGGCACGCTCGCAGAGGCCCGCTCCGGGCTCGGCGAGCGTGCGCCGCGCGTGCTGCTCACCGATCTGCGGTTGCCCGACGGCCACGGCGTCGAGCTGATCCGCGAGACAAGGCAACGCTTTCCCGACACCGAGATCATGGTGATCTCGGCGCTCGGCGACGAAGAGAGTGTGATCTCCGCGATCACGGTCGGCGCCACCGGCTATCTCCTGAAGGACGCGTTCCCCACGGATATCGCCACCACCGTGCGCGATCTCGTCGCCGGCCATTCGCCGATCTCGGCCTCGATCGCCCGTTTCATCGTGCGCAGAA of the Bradyrhizobium sp. WSM1417 genome contains:
- a CDS encoding response regulator transcription factor encodes the protein MTEQGEMGEAITILLVEDDAPTCWRLHDALVKAGYEVRSAGTLAEARSGLGERAPRVLLTDLRLPDGHGVELIRETRQRFPDTEIMVISALGDEESVISAITVGATGYLLKDAFPTDIATTVRDLVAGHSPISASIARFIVRRTQGAAQNVAEPPPGPALNTARLTPREIDILWGIAKGFSYAEIASHLGLSRQTVPGHIKNIYRKLEVHTRSEAVFEAVQQGLIKL
- a CDS encoding DUF2235 domain-containing protein, with amino-acid sequence MPHHDGAPNADYAGPERTHIDEMHSDGTTTAIPAKRKLVLFADGTGNAFTTQESSVWRLYEALDHTQPDQIAYYIKGVGTAGWAPLAALDGATGIGVPGNVRKLYRFLCWNWREGDEIYIFGFSRGAFTARTLASLIASQGLVPAEVDKVAVSHVEMQRNTMAAWREYRKESVGYRSLPTIWIVRWIRDVLSYLYHLVLGHRSYAKVREAMDGRKQIEIEFLGLFDTVEAFGVPVEELRLAIDWAIWPISFRNHRLSKTVKRACHALALDDERTTFHPLRIDQRDPPQGQVVKEVWFTGVHSDIGGGYPDSTLSFVPLVWMTDQLDGRLRFQDGTIEHFREYQSAIGPMHDSRSGAAVLYRYGPRPIADRKEDGGSPVVHFAVVERMLHGCDNYAPLMLPANARVLLPSGEVLPLTKDETRKAMKSAYAARTGDRQKAAEADAFTAMSPPDAEMARQVLDTVWWRRVAYFSLVIALGLLVAWPWIARAVVGSSKDHGLQDTGLLKWITWFDNGTGPVVKPLADLLANVLPSYAAPWLAIALYYPFLTTVLVIVILIAWNRNAVLRDSIQERARLAWYRPDRKTSRRRVSKSGWLLGIGRWMRLHAWPVRMAFTNLLLPGIFLAAIFGSALLLTSRGYLNWRAGIGDICTSSASTRAVGDTPVTARDGDLFDVSDFCWASRLAVEKGRKYRVWIQMADPWFDRTIMTGLNGFKTPPDWNHRSAVPILRLYSADWFQPIVRVGARGSNNLPLQAINGIPADELPRRVNATVPAYEDNTKDNYPSRVEDSVEFDKPDSELKRVWRPFGDFEPIPTEALPAARALWRGQGLSDLLVAEFVAPESGELFFYVNDAVQFFPQVVPLRFAPWWLVPLQGPRVQFYNNNSGTATIRVQRIPAPPPAD
- a CDS encoding disulfide bond formation protein B; this translates as MTSQSAAIPAFNPAATSPALVASLAVTLIAAATIAGAWFFQLVLGIVPCPLCLEQRYAYYLAIPLGLLIALAARGGAPRQLLFAGLAILVLASVANAGLGTYHAGVEWGFWRGPTDCSGPVVNLGSATDLLSRLDTVKVVRCDEVQWRFLGLSLAGYNVLISLLMAAIAAWGIVATAKR